In Phragmitibacter flavus, one DNA window encodes the following:
- a CDS encoding cbb3-type cytochrome c oxidase subunit II gives MTNFPKFIYGLAFAFGLPWLLLVIIPALWGQKLAPLPYDQDRDGMTGAYPGGGIYRQGQLVYLREGCNQCHTQVIRPSFEGLTDGWKMGWGSDQTPQPKLVVRPSTARDYMHEPVAPLGIARNGPDLANVGYRIKDDKKLLQKLYAPQSLFPWSVMPAHRHLFKVQKIQGSGAAHALDLPKEFAPEKGYEVVPKPETLELVKYIKSLKKDEPIPGQVPQE, from the coding sequence ATGACGAATTTCCCGAAATTCATCTACGGTCTGGCTTTTGCCTTTGGCCTTCCCTGGTTACTTCTTGTGATCATACCCGCGCTGTGGGGTCAGAAGCTTGCGCCTCTGCCTTACGATCAGGATCGTGATGGAATGACCGGTGCCTATCCTGGCGGCGGCATCTACCGTCAAGGACAGCTGGTTTATCTCCGCGAGGGTTGCAATCAGTGCCACACCCAGGTGATCCGTCCCTCCTTCGAAGGATTGACCGACGGCTGGAAAATGGGCTGGGGATCCGATCAGACTCCACAGCCGAAGCTGGTGGTGCGTCCGAGCACAGCGCGTGACTACATGCATGAGCCCGTCGCTCCATTGGGCATCGCCCGTAATGGCCCCGATCTCGCGAACGTGGGTTATCGCATCAAGGACGACAAGAAACTGCTACAAAAGCTTTACGCGCCGCAGTCTTTGTTTCCCTGGAGTGTGATGCCGGCCCACCGCCATCTCTTCAAGGTGCAGAAAATTCAAGGTTCTGGCGCGGCCCATGCGCTGGATCTGCCAAAGGAGTTTGCTCCTGAAAAAGGTTATGAAGTGGTGCCCAAGCCGGAGACTTTGGAACTGGTGAAATACATCAAATCTCTCAAGAAAGACGAACCCATTCCCGGTCAGGTGCCGCAAGAGTAG